One genomic region from Danio aesculapii chromosome 24, fDanAes4.1, whole genome shotgun sequence encodes:
- the ghsrb gene encoding LOW QUALITY PROTEIN: growth hormone secretagogue receptor type 1 (The sequence of the model RefSeq protein was modified relative to this genomic sequence to represent the inferred CDS: deleted 1 base in 1 codon) has product MTNWTNVSICPFSITLCAENIMDSNATSEDFEYPVHLFPVPILTGITVTCSFLFLVGIAGNLLTILVVTKYKDMRTTTNLYLCSMALSDLLIFLCMPLDLYRVWRYRPWNFGDELCKLFQFVSESCTYSTILNITALSVERYFAICFPLRAKVIVTRGRVKGVILLLWTVALCSAGPIFILVGVEHENGTNAWETNECKATEYAIRSGLLTMMVWVSSVFFFLPVLCLTVLYSLIGRRLWRRKENPVGPISSRDKSNKQTVKMLAVVVLAFVLCWLPFHVGRYLVSKSSEANSPVISQISEYCNLVSFVLFYLSAAINPILYNIMSKKFRSAACKLFRVKRAPGRSLQSIMNAESVSVWNEYSWST; this is encoded by the exons ATGACTAATTGGACAAACGTGTCCATCTGCCCGTTTAGCATCACTTTATGCGCTGAGAACATTATGGACAGTAATGCAACCTCCGAGGACTTTGAGTAT CCGGTGCATCTTTTCCCGGTGCCCATCCTGACCGGCATCACGGTGACCTGCTCTTTTCTGTTCCTCGTCGGGATTGCTGGCAACCTGTTGACCATTTTGGTGGTCACTAAATACAAAGACATGCGAACCACCACGAATCTGTACCTCTGCAGCATGGCACTGTCAGACCTGCTGATTTTCCTCTGCATGCCGCTGGACTTGTATCGGGTCTGGCGATACCGGCCGTGGAACTTTGGCGACGAGTTGTGCAAACTCTTTCAGTTCGTAAGCGAGAGCTGCACGTACTCCACCATCCTCAACATCACCGCCCTTAGCGTGGAGAGATATTTCGCCATCTGCTTCCCACTCAGGGCGAAAGTGATCGTAACGCGGGGTCGAGTAAAAGGGGTGATTTTACTCCTCTGGACTGTGGCTCTGTGCAGCGCCGGACCCATCTTCATTCTGGTCGGGGTCGAGCACGAGAACGGCACCAACGCGTGGGAAACCAATGAATGTAAAGCCACCGAATACGCTATCCGCTCCGGACTGCTTACTATGATGGTTTGGGTGTCCAGTGTGTTTTTCTTCCTTCCCGTCCTGTGTTTGACTGTGCTCTACAGCCTCATTGGCAGAAGACTCTGGAGAAGGAAGGAAAACCCAGTTGGACCCATTTCCAGTCGAGACAAGAGTAATAAACAAACGGTCAAAATGCTGG CTGTGGTGGTTTTAGCGTTTGTTCTCTGCTGGCTGCCATTTCACGTGGGTCGGTATCTCGTCTCCAAATCATCTGAGGCGAATTCTCCGGTCATCTCCCAAATCAGCGAATATTGCAACCTGGTGTCCTTCGTGCTGTTTTACCTGAGCGCCGCGATCAACCCGATCCTCTACAACATCATGTCAAAGAAGTTCAGGAGTGCAGCCTGCAAACTGTTCCGAGTGAAGCGCGCCCCCGGACGCTCGCTCCAGAGTATAATGAACGCGGAGAGCGTGTCGGTATGGAATGAGTACAGCTGGAGCACGTGA